TAATATACGAAAAAAAGCTACAAGCCTTGCTACTGGAAGAGGAAGCAGAAGCAAGGAAAAGACAAAGATAATCCTCAAACTACAAAAAGAATATCCAAAAAGCAAGGTAACGTGAATGGATCGAAATCGCTAAGTTACCTAAATCATCCTACTATGAATGGAAGATAAAATTAGAAAATCCAACAGACAAAGACAAAGAAGTTAAAAATGAAATTAAAACCATAGTAGATGAATCAAAAGGTAGATATGGCTACAGAAGAGTAACTATGGTATTAAAAAATAAAGGCTTTAATATCAACCATAAAAGAGTATTAAGAATAATGAGAGAAGAATCCTTGCTATGTACTAAATTCAAAACTAGATCAAGAAAATATTCATCATACAAAGGACAAATAGGAAAAGTAGCAGATAATGTAGTAAGAAGACAATTTAGCGCTACTAAACCAAATCAATTATGGTTAACAGATGTAACAGAATTTAGATTGAGAGGCAAAGAAGAAAAACTCTATCTATCACCAATACTAGACCTATACAACAGCGAAATAATTAGCTATACATTAAGCAATCATCCAACAACTAAATTAACCAATACAATGTTAGAAAAAGCAATAAATAAAACAAAAGATATAAGTAAACTAATAATACACTCAGACCAAGGATTTCATTATCAACATAGTACTTGGACAAATAAGTTAGAAAAATTGAAAATTACACAAAGCATGTCAAGAAAAGGAAATTGTCTAGACAATTCTCCAATGGAGAACTTCTTTGGAATATTGAAACAAGAAATGTATTATGGTGTGGAATTTAAAAGTTATGATGAATTAGTTAATGAGATCGAAAGATATATTAAATGGTACAATGAGGATAGAATTAAAACAAAATTAAACGGAATGTCCCCTGTCATGTACAGATTACATTCCGCTTAAAATATTATTAAATTATTCCGTGTTTACGGGTTCAGGTCATTTTACATCGACTTTCATTTCTTAACTCTAATATTAAATTCCAAATATTTGAACTGCGTAATATCTGTCATAAGTTTGATCAGAATCTTCGTAATATGCTTTTGTAACAAATACTTTTACTTTAACTCTTGTAAAAACTTCTCTTAACATGTTTTCGTTGTGTCCTGGAGAATTCTTCCAGGCTTCCATTGCACCACTTGCAGTGTATGGTCCATTGTAGATGTTTTCTCCATTGATGTTAGAAATATCTGTTACTAGCCCACCTCTTGGTCTAACGTGTTCAAATAAATGAACAATTTCCGTTGCCCTTGTCTTTGCAACTGGTGTTAATGAATTATCTTGTTTCAACTCTTTTAGACCATTTTCTTTTCGATATTGATTCAAAAGTGTTAATATTTCATCTGCCATTTCGTCATCATAATGACCACGTACCATTACAATCGTATCGTCACTGATTTGAACTGGAAATTCTTGTTCATTTTCTAATCCTGGTAATGGTTTTGTACGTTTTATTTTCTTTCCTGGATATTTTGGATCAGTTGTAACAGTTTCGTCTGATTTGTTATCCAAAATCAAATCTTTTACTTTTTCTGATACTGTATTCTTTCCACCGACAATGTACATTTCTTCAAAAGAATTGCTACCAATATATGATTTAACATCACTTGTTATAGAAGATTTTGAAACCAAAAGTATTGGCGCTTTTAGCTTTTGTGAAAGTGGTGCCGCTACCAATGCGTCTACAAACACTTCACCACTAGCAAATATTGCTTTAGTTGGTGCAGTAAAACTTGCGTTTGCGACTCTGACAGATGTCATATATCTGTTAGATCCAAAGATTCTTTGTGGTTTTACATTAGTAATAGCTTTGATTTCTTGAACAACTTTATCAGATACTGTATTTTTTCCACCGACTACAAAAATTTTACCTATATTTCCTTTATAGAAAGATTGCAAATAATCTTTTGTGTCGCTAGAAATTTTGTTTTTTGATACCAATAATATTGGTGCATCGTGTTTTTGTGCCAAAGATGTGGCGTTAATAGCATCTGCAAATACTTCACCACTAGCTACAACCAAGTTTTGTTTTTCAGCATTTTTACTAGCGAACTTTTCAGAAACTATTTTGGCATTAACTGCATATCTGTCATATCCCGCATATCTCACA
This Finegoldia magna ATCC 53516 DNA region includes the following protein-coding sequences:
- a CDS encoding IS3 family transposase, which produces MAKLPKSSYYEWKIKLENPTDKDKEVKNEIKTIVDESKGRYGYRRVTMVLKNKGFNINHKRVLRIMREESLLCTKFKTRSRKYSSYKGQIGKVADNVVRRQFSATKPNQLWLTDVTEFRLRGKEEKLYLSPILDLYNSEIISYTLSNHPTTKLTNTMLEKAINKTKDISKLIIHSDQGFHYQHSTWTNKLEKLKITQSMSRKGNCLDNSPMENFFGILKQEMYYGVEFKSYDELVNEIERYIKWYNEDRIKTKLNGMSPVMYRLHSA
- a CDS encoding cell wall-binding repeat-containing protein — protein: MNNLKKKIVALCLAFSMVLSTGTAVFAKEQDDNASPTKVQSTMNRIEGRDRFAVANKVMEDYYQNSKKVVLVSAIKFPDNISSTVMSQGQIPILYTYSDKLDASTEKLLKSKDLDEVIIIGGEKSVSKAVQNHIENDLKIKVVRYAGYDRYAVNAKIVSEKFASKNAEKQNLVVASGEVFADAINATSLAQKHDAPILLVSKNKISSDTKDYLQSFYKGNIGKIFVVGGKNTVSDKVVQEIKAITNVKPQRIFGSNRYMTSVRVANASFTAPTKAIFASGEVFVDALVAAPLSQKLKAPILLVSKSSITSDVKSYIGSNSFEEMYIVGGKNTVSEKVKDLILDNKSDETVTTDPKYPGKKIKRTKPLPGLENEQEFPVQISDDTIVMVRGHYDDEMADEILTLLNQYRKENGLKELKQDNSLTPVAKTRATEIVHLFEHVRPRGGLVTDISNINGENIYNGPYTASGAMEAWKNSPGHNENMLREVFTRVKVKVFVTKAYYEDSDQTYDRYYAVQIFGI